From the genome of Strix uralensis isolate ZFMK-TIS-50842 chromosome 6, bStrUra1, whole genome shotgun sequence:
AGCGTGTGAGGACAACGAATGGGGACACTGtctgtcccagtgtccccaaggTTAGACAGGGTAGATGGGACCCTCATGACTCTCTCCTGAGCCTGAACCTGAGTTCAGCAGAAGGGTCCGATGCTTTAGTACAAGGGCCTGCTGGTGAggctgcctggcagctctccaaGTCCCATCCGCCTTCTGCCTCACTGCCCCAGCAGTGCTCACAGGGATGAGGAACCCTTCCCCCAGACCAAGCcttttcagcagctctgcaaagcaccGCAGCAGCAAAGAGCTGCAGGTGAAACAGGCGGCCTGAACGCTGGCAGAGCCAGCCAGACACAGAGCAGGTCACCCTGTCCCTCAGCGAGCAGCGAGAGCCGGAGCAGGGAGTGACACGGTACGACGGCGCACGTGTTTCTGGCAGTAAGGCTGATCCTGACTTAGCAACACCACTGCTGGGAATTCACAGAGGCTTTACCTGGCACAGGAGAAggtgcagcagagctgctgcctcttgTCAGGGGGGAAGAGAGTGTGCCTTCCTTTGAGGTGAGCACCCTGACTGCCAGTGGTGCAGCATGTGCTGGCTCAGGTTACTGAGCCCTGGATACTCCTCCCCAGTCAGCAAGGAAAGCTGAGCTTTCCTGAAGTGAAATTCCAGGAACAGAGATGCGTGGTTACAGGCCCCAGCGTCACCTAGTCtgcactgcagctctgctcccGTTATGTCCTGCTGCTCTTCGACACAGGCGGTGCCTCAGCTGATTGTCTCGGTTCACTTACTAAAGTTATCAGCTAATGAAGTTGCCAGTGGAATCGTTCCTCCGAGCCATTCTCTTAAGTCATCATCGTGACTGGACCCAccctgtggctctgctgagcagagaccgGCTCTTCCACTGCCACGCAGGCTCTCGGGGAATTCAAGACATTCACCCACCTCATAACCCACCCCGTGGGACGAGACAGGGATGGCCACACACGGGTGCAGTGGGGGAGGCAGGCAAAGCAGTTTGAGCAACACCAGCCCACGCACATAGTCTGAGGGGCCTCTGCTGACACCTCACCACCAGCAATCCCTCCTCGCACACACAGGCACAGCCACCCGCAGCACCTCTGCTAACACCCTGGGTCCCCACTGTGCCAAGCTGCTGTGGCCAGCCTAGAAAAAGGATGCTGCCATGCCAACAAGGGGTTTGAGTAGCGTTTTGAGGGGCTCAGAAGTGCAGCGACGCTttccgggggaaaaaaaaaaaaatcactcaagcCTTGGGGCTGATCAAGGAGCCGGTGTCAGAGCTCTGCAAGGCAGACATCACAGCTGGCTCTGAACGGGCTCAAAAAGCTTAAGCAACAACTCGCTAACCTCCCAGCAACAACAGGCTACATACTTAAAAGTGCCAGTCCTGGTACCACTGGTTGTCAGGCTCTGGCAGGAACCATTCAGTCTTCAGGAAGGGAAGGTGATAGGCTGATgacattattaaatatttaatttttagtaaTGCTCCCATCCCAGCCAACAGAATCAGCCTGCTGGAAACACAAGGTGTGTGTGCTCTTACAACACCTCACTGGCACTGGTTAGCTTGACCTGATCACTGGGTGTATCGATCACCGGAAATATCAGAAAATCCACATTCCTGTCATTAGTGCAGACTGGCGTGTGACAACCTGCAGAAAGGCTGGTTTGGTAACAGGGAGCTCTGGGGTCTGCGCTGTGGGACCCTCAGGGCCCTGGGAGGCTCCCCGAGGACAAAACAGCACATTACACTGGCAGCGCCTACCTTACGCTTGGACACATCTGTCAGTTATGCTTTTGACTCCGTATAGAAGAGGATGCAAGTGAATTTCCCACCAGGAAGGGCACCAATGGATGGTTTCTTACATTAAATGAGCTGTCAGGACAAGAACTATTAATCAACAGTACTAAAagtgaaacaaagagaagaaagtacACCAACAGGAGGAGCCTGAGGCATTTAACAGACGCAAATTAACTTTGCAAACTAGGAAAGTGACAGATGGGGGCAGATTTAGTACATACATGTTGAATTACATTTTCATAACTTAAAATGCTGCCATTACTTCTTTCTCTGGGAGATTAGAATCTGCACTTTTACTCTCTGCCCAGATAATTTTAGGCAAAGCGCACGTGTGAAAGGGAATCCTCCCTCTGGGTCAGACACAAAATTACTAGTGCTGGAAGAGCACTTACAGACCCCTACAAAAACTCTTCCACATAGGATGTAATTTTGCTGGGAGGGCCGATTATTGCTGTTAgcatacctaaaaaaaaaaaaaaattcatcttgtTAACTATCGATAGAAGTGCATCCAGGCTGAATCATCCAATACCAGAGTTCATGTGCTGAcagcaagaaaaattatttatcttaaaaagaaaaccaaagtatggttttttccacaaatcaagtGCGGGCTTTTACAGACCCCAGGGAAGGAACATTCCTGACCTGGTTGGATGGAGGAAAGCAATTGCGTAGACAAAGCACTGTGCCCCTGGGCCACGTCTCCCACACCTCTGGAACTGGCACGGAGAGGTGCTCCTCCAGCCTGGCGGTCTAGTGACATGGAAGTACGTTCCTGCTCCCTCTTGTAcattcagctgaaaaatacatttcaaaagaaaatggcAGCATTTCTGTGAGCGATCTGTGGATTGAATTTGTTCCCCCTGCCAGATATTAAATCTAAAGTATTTGCCTAGCCTTACTTACTGTACTGCAACAGTCAGGGCATTAGagcatattttcagtttttccattctgaaatatTCTCAACACTGGATTTGACTGTACAAAGTCTGACTTCATCCTGCATCCCGAACAGTATGGACTTCCCATTGCAGGGGGAAGGTAGCTGACAGAGCAGGAAACTAGAAGAGCAAAATGGGAAGCTTtttaaacacaacaaaataaaacacctcCAAAACTATTAAGGAGAAACATAAAACTGATCTTTAGAAGGCCACTGTTACATTTTCTTGCCACTGGAATTTTGATTCTGCACGGAGGCATACCATGCTACAAGTACAGACACAACCACCATGGCACTGTCGTCCACGTTTGGCAGagaaaaatgccagaaataaAGACAAATCATTACTTTGCACTTACCTTTGCAAGCTAAGTTTTAAGGAATGCTAGAAAATTAGGCAATGTTTTTCACTTCCATAAGCAAATTTTTATGTTTAGGTGAGaacaggattaaaagaaaaaaaaagtgactggaGGAAAAGATAGTGGTGCATATTATTTTAATAACCTGTATTGAAATACAAAAGAAGATAGAACTCTGCTTATATGGCACTGGCATAATTGAACTGGAAATAAACCCCAGTGTGTCTGGCTCTTTCTAACCAACACAATTGGtcacaaaacaaaatctaaagACTGCAGCAAAAATTTACATTAGAATTTGTCACGACAAGAAACTCTGGCTTAGAAACATCTCATTTGAAATATCTGACCATGTAAATGTTTAAAGTGTATTAACCAACTGAATATAAACATCAGTTCAACAATAAGTTAGACTTTAGTATACCCAGCATCAGCTAAATTCTGAAGTGCAAAAAGTTAAGAGAATTATTCAATGCATTTTGTGGCCGTAAATCAGTTCCTAGATGTAATCCAGCTCTATCATCTACTAACATAATTTCTGGCCTGACAGGCTGCAATACTTTAAACGTGCAAGCTTTCGgaaaattccttttttggccttAAAACAAAGTTGTGAATATGCTATAGAAACCAAAACGAGGTCTATCCAAAAAGATCCTTAAAGTGCGTAATACGTGTTTTCACACAATGGCAGggaaatagcatttaaaaaatcaGGGACTTGCTACAGAAAATTAGGAATGTACACTTAAAATGAACTCACTGCTTCCTTTTCGCTGCTATAATAAATTCCTGGGTAACAATAAGCGTTAACTAAAGGCATAAAGTAACCTCATTGTACTGTGGCTAGAATGACATGAAACTTATAAAAAGTCAGTATAAAGTGCTGGCTCACAAAGGACACTGCTGCAATAAAGGCAGTTTTATTAATGTTTATGAAGTTATTTAGTACTCACTGGAGTCTGACCTCACACCCCAGAATAAATCTGAACCATTCCGCTTCCCCAGCAACCCTGCTGAGGCATCTTGACTCACTCCCTCAGCATGGTGACTGGCCAGTGAACCAGCTACAGCAGTATATTAATTCAGAAAGACATTGTACATTCCCAAAtgacaaggttaaaaaaaaaaaaaaaaatcttgcgcCTTTACTACAAGCTGGAACTTCAGATGTCAAACTCATTTAATTTAAGATGAATTACAGATTTTTGACCCCTGTCTTCATTGAGTGTTTAATTGTTTTGGTGGTAAAATAAAATTTGGCAATAAAACCTGCCGTACTTTAAATGCAGCTCATACACAGCATTATCTGGATGTCTTGTTGTAATTAACGGCgagaaaaccagaaaaggctCAACGATGCTATGGCTATGtacagtgcttttaaaaacacattgtGTTTCGCAGGATAAATTCCTGCTTGTTTCCTAAACCCACTGTTGgtacaaatctgttttctgtaggTGCACCACCTCTCTTGCCTCTTCAAACAAAAACTCTGCCTTCATTTAAGAGGCTACAACTTAATTTATTTCCACACACAGGGAAGCATCTCTCTTTCAGTCTGGGTAAAAGCAGGTGCTTTTATCAGGAACCCCTAGAAGTCTTGTGTTAGAAAATGCTGCTGACATGAAACAAAACCAGGGGGGCCCACGAAGCGGGTGGAATCCCCTGTAACCGCCCAGCGTTCTGCACGCCACACCGCCTGCAGGGAGCCTCGTAGACTTTTACATATCTGCTGCGCCCCAGAGAAGTGTTTGCATGGAACCCTGCGTCGGAGAAAGAATTCCATTTGGAAACACGCTCTGGAGTGACGCTGGTGCAGCTTGAAAATTAAACCAGACACTCAACCTCCATGAGCCATGTTGCGGAGGGCCAGGAACGGTTCTTATTTTAGCAACTTTTACAGcctttctgcctgctgctgcttcgGGTCAGCCTGGTGAGGTTGCTCGAGGCTGTTATCTCGGTGTTGctgtttctgctcctgctttttcttttcagtcagtGCTTTTGCTCTGGTGGTCATTGGCCTGTGTCTAGCATCAGGCCTCTCTTCATCCTGCTGGTgctttttgcaatgtttttcaAAGGTAGAAATTTTGGCATATGTGCGGTTGCAAACCAAGCAGTGGTACGGCCGCTCCCCACTGTGTGTTCTCATGTGAAGCTGGAGGTAAGATGACCTGGAAAAGGCTCGGCTGCAGACCGAGCAGCGTTGAGGCTCGCGTGCCTCGTGGGTCTTCAGGTGCTGCTTGAGGGATGACGCCTGCTTGAAGGCCTTCCCACAGGTGGAACACTTGAAGTTCCTCTCACCCGACTCCAGAAGCTGGTGCGACACGAGGTGGGCGGAGGAGCGGAACTTCTTCCCGCACTTGTCGCACTTGTAGGGCCGCTCCCCGGTGTGCAGGCGGACGTGGAGGACCAGCCCGGCCTTCTGCGTGAAGGCCTTCTCGCACTGCAGGCACTGGAAAGGCCTCTCGCCCGTGTGCATGCGGCGGTGGGTGGCGAGGTGCGAGGCGCGCCCGAAGAGCTTGCCGCAGTCCTCGCACTTGAAGGGCCTCTCGCCGGTGTGGATGGCCTTGTGGCGCACCAGGTGCGAGGACTGGAGGAAGAGCTTCCCGCAGACGGGGCACTGGTACCTGCGCTCACCTGTGTGCGAGCGGAGGTGGAGCGCGAGGTGCGACGAGGAGATGAAGGCCTTGCCGCAGAGCGGGCAGGCGTGGGGCCGCTCCCCGGTGTGGGTGCGCTTGTGCAGCACCAGCCCCGAGGAGAGGGCGAAGGCCTTGGCGCACACGGGGCAGCGGTACGGCTTTTCCCCGGTGTGGACCCGTCGGTGCTTGGCCAGGGCGCCGGCCTGCGCGAAGGCCTTCCCGCACTGCTCGCACCCGTGGGGCCGCTCCGCCTCGGCGCCCaacgccccgccccgcccgccccccgcccggcggcccggcccgcccggcggccccgccggcaccatggcggcggccccgcgcccccccgcgccccggaaGCGGCGGCCGGGACGCGCCCTGCGCGCATGCGCCAACGGCGCGCGGCGATGACGAAGCGAAGCGcgggccgccggggccggtgagggcgggcgggcggcgccgcccgGGGCCCAGCGCGGCAGCGGCCCGGCGCCGCTcccccagggcagagggaggcCCAGCGGACTGCCCTCCTCCCGTCCGCCTCGCCCGGGGCTCCGCTGGGTGCCGCGGGGAGGGGTgtcccacacacccccccacctccccgcagGCCTCGGCCCAGCTTCAGAGAGCTCGGGGCGGGGTACAGGCGCCGGCCGGGGGAGAGGAGGAGCCCCACTGGGGTCAGGGCAGGGAGGCGAGGCAGACCCGAGAGCAGTTCGGGCACCGAAAACATGACATTGAGGAACAGGCAGGCTGTGAGGATGTGCGATTGCCTTAACTGTAAAGCAGCTGTAA
Proteins encoded in this window:
- the LOC141945020 gene encoding uncharacterized protein LOC141945020; this translates as MVPAGPPGGPGRRAGGGRGGALGAEAERPHGCEQCGKAFAQAGALAKHRRVHTGEKPYRCPVCAKAFALSSGLVLHKRTHTGERPHACPLCGKAFISSSHLALHLRSHTGERRYQCPVCGKLFLQSSHLVRHKAIHTGERPFKCEDCGKLFGRASHLATHRRMHTGERPFQCLQCEKAFTQKAGLVLHVRLHTGERPYKCDKCGKKFRSSAHLVSHQLLESGERNFKCSTCGKAFKQASSLKQHLKTHEAREPQRCSVCSRAFSRSSYLQLHMRTHSGERPYHCLVCNRTYAKISTFEKHCKKHQQDEERPDARHRPMTTRAKALTEKKKQEQKQQHRDNSLEQPHQADPKQQQAERL